In one window of Miscanthus floridulus cultivar M001 chromosome 12, ASM1932011v1, whole genome shotgun sequence DNA:
- the LOC136497880 gene encoding PHD finger-like domain-containing protein 5A, translating into MAKHHPDLIMCRKQPGIAIGRLCEKCDGKCVICDSYVRPCTLVRVCDECNYGSFQGRCVICGGVGISDAYYCKECTQQEKDRDGCPKIVNLGSAKTDLFYERKKYGFKKR; encoded by the coding sequence ATGGCGAAGCATCATCCTGATCTCATCATGTGCCGGAAGCAGCCCGGCATCGCGATTGGTCGCCTGTGTGAGAAATGCGATGGCAAGTGTGTCATCTGTGACTCGTACGTGCGCCCATGTACGCTTGTCCGGGTCTGCGATGAGTGCAACTATGGTTCATTCCAGGGAAGGTGTGTGATCTGCGGAGGAGTCGGCATCTCAGACGCCTACTACTGCAAGGAGTGTACCCAGCAGGAGAAGGACCGGGATGGTTGTCCCAAGATCGTCAATCTCGGAAGCGCCAAGACAGATCTCTTCTACGAGCGCAAGAAGTATGGTTTTAAGAAGAGATGA
- the LOC136497878 gene encoding U11/U12 small nuclear ribonucleoprotein 25 kDa protein-like has product MDSGSGKPEEVAAYQSKEAKQARLQSMLAALLDDPILADVPRKPSLADVDTLINLELGSAMRLTVVKLDNTSFEVAVLNSATVKDLKLAIRKKINEIEQEQMGHRHISWKHVWDNYCLTHHNEKLIDDNSALSAYGVRNNSKVCFSPHVMSRVHRKHSRRRKHRFFHGLSRKS; this is encoded by the exons ATGGATTCGGGTTCCGGGAAGCCCGAGGAGGTGGCTGCTTACCAGAGCAAAGAGGCCAAGCAGGCGAGGCTTCAGTCCATGCTCGCCGCGCTCCTCGACGACCCCATACTCGCGGACGTCCCCAGGAAGCCCTCCCTCGCCGACGTCGACACGCTGATAAACCTCGAGCTCGGCAGCGCCATGAGGCTGACCGTTGTCAAGTTGGACAACACCTCCTTCG AGGTGGCGGTGTTGAATTCTGCCACTGTCAAGGATCTGAAGCTGGCTATCAGGAAGAAGATAAATGAGATAGAACAAGAGCAGATGGGGCATCGTCATATCTCATG GAAGCATGTCTGGGATAACTACTGCTTGACACATCACAATGAGAAACTGATAGATGACAATTCAGCACTTTCTGCTTATGGTGTTCGGAACAACTCTAAG GTCTGTTTCTCGCCGCACGTCATGTCCAGAGTACATCGGAAGCactcaagaagaagaaaacaccGCTTCTTCCATGGTCTTAGCAGGAAATCGTAA